One region of Wolbachia endosymbiont of Drosophila innubila genomic DNA includes:
- a CDS encoding ankyrin repeat domain-containing protein, giving the protein MLYRGDGINTNGYRYNQTTSRQLDEPTQKLFKAIDNENPEAFKQALKEGADVNAFDKEGMTPLMSIVNVCAVSGNGQATLEKMAKLLIQNRSININAQSKQSVSTTRTRYDLSTQIQISGFITTSNIRKDTALHIACQIGAKDVVKILLTHPDIKTDIKNYEYKSSKDCITRGFERVIKLEFKKAQKANELLGALSSRNIYQAKRPLNQEFNPNCWKRSQNEEIETPLSLIIQSCLQGITSDNKEVLTKLLKHEELDFSQIKPIQAIEQNSWVKQIIEQAITERLTATINKKDLDDVKKLVEDNCFMSHAIVTAALRGVNNPIESITNYLNEKFPANTLQPLASTNDIPVGSEQVIQELKGELERTKAQLIEKERELDRVVRERTRGINKISQLEEDLRQEKSAQKTKINDLNSEVTRLNRIVYGRASDTVEISRLKRDLKQVREERDRLSSENRLLRSNKNEKSSQAISSGRKLSNYASACFILLGVYTVVACLVIEDYPGIIRGCPETSKRL; this is encoded by the coding sequence ATGCTTTATAGAGGGGATGGGATAAATACTAATGGTTATAGATATAATCAGACAACTTCAAGACAGCTCGATGAACCAACACAAAAGTTATTTAAGGCTATTGATAACGAAAACCCGGAAGCTTTTAAACAAGCTCTGAAAGAAGGTGCGGATGTTAATGCGTTTGATAAGGAGGGCATGACACCTTTGATGTCTATTGTCAATGTCTGCGCTGTCAGCGGTAATGGACAGGCTACGTTAGAGAAAATGGCTAAATTGCTTATACAAAACAGAAGTATCAATATTAATGCTCAGAGTAAGCAATCTGTGTCTACAACACGGACGAGATATGATCTTAGTACACAAATTCAAATATCAGGATTTATAACAACATCTAATATACGCAAAGACACAGCTTTACATATTGCTTGTCAAATTGGGGCTAAAGATGTGGTAAAAATATTGCTCACGCACCCAGATATAAAAACTGATATCAAAAATTATGAATATAAAAGCTCTAAAGATTGTATTACAAGAGGATTTGAGCGCGTAATAAAATTAGAATTTAAAAAAGCACAAAAAGCAAACGAGTTGTTAGGTGCTCTTTCTAGCAGAAACATTTACCAAGCGAAAAGACCATTAAATCAAGAGTTTAACCCTAATTGCTGGAAAAGAAGCCAAAATGAAGAAATAGAAACGCCGCTTAGCTTAATTATTCAATCATGTTTACAAGGAATAACATCAGATAACAAAGAAGTATTGACAAAACTTTTAAAACATGAAGAGCTAGATTTTAGTCAAATAAAGCCAATACAAGCTATAGAGCAAAATTCGTGGGTGAAGCAAATAATTGAACAAGCCATTACAGAGCGATTAACCGCTACTATTAATAAAAAAGATTTAGATGATGTAAAAAAATTAGTAGAAGATAATTGCTTCATGAGTCATGCAATTGTTACTGCTGCATTGAGGGGTGTTAATAATCCAATCGAATCTATTACAAATTATCTAAATGAAAAATTTCCTGCAAATACATTACAACCTTTGGCAAGTACGAATGATATACCGGTAGGTTCTGAGCAAGTTATACAAGAACTTAAAGGTGAACTTGAAAGAACGAAAGCTCAACTCATAGAAAAAGAACGAGAGCTGGATAGGGTCGTACGCGAAAGAACGAGAGGCATTAACAAAATTTCACAGTTAGAAGAAGATTTAAGGCAGGAAAAATCGGCTCAAAAAACAAAAATCAATGATCTAAATAGTGAAGTAACTCGACTTAATAGAATTGTGTATGGAAGAGCAAGCGACACTGTCGAAATTTCACGATTAAAAAGAGATTTGAAACAAGTAAGGGAAGAAAGAGATAGGCTTTCATCAGAAAATAGACTGCTCCGTAGTAATAAAAACGAAAAATCCTCGCAAGCAATTTCTTCTGGTAGAAAACTGAGCAACTACGCTTCTGCATGTTTTATATTGCTTGGAGTATATACTGTTGTTGCATGTTTAGTAATAGAAGATTATCCAGGGATAATAAGAGGTTGTCCGGAAACAAGTAAAAGGCTATAA
- the grxC gene encoding glutaredoxin 3, with amino-acid sequence MKNVVIYVKKGCPYCIRAKDLLDKKGVKYEEIDVLKNSDLFNDIKSKYNVRTVPQIFINDKHMGGCDKLMDLEKEGKLDDMLNNNDNHTDVTTYTNSNDECGECVIPHDDFM; translated from the coding sequence GTGAAAAATGTTGTGATATATGTAAAGAAGGGCTGTCCATACTGCATAAGGGCAAAGGATTTACTAGATAAAAAAGGTGTGAAGTATGAAGAAATTGATGTGCTCAAAAACTCAGATCTATTTAACGACATAAAATCAAAGTATAACGTTAGAACAGTTCCACAGATTTTTATCAACGATAAGCACATGGGGGGGTGTGACAAATTGATGGATCTTGAAAAAGAAGGAAAGTTGGATGATATGCTAAATAATAATGACAATCACACTGATGTCACAACCTACACAAACAGCAATGATGAATGTGGAGAGTGTGTTATACCACATGATGATTTTATGTAA
- the lspA gene encoding signal peptidase II, producing the protein MKKLCLVVILIIVLIDQTSKLYINSLIDEGESIEIASFIKLVEVWNSGISFGMCSALPHGGFFFSAFSILIIGILAYLIYKSDDQSTYLGFSLMIGGAIGNVVDRIYWGAVYDFIYFHIDDWYWPAFNLADLSIVCGMFTLLYKWYIYDMLISKQNEE; encoded by the coding sequence ATGAAAAAGTTATGCTTAGTTGTTATATTAATTATAGTATTGATTGACCAAACGAGCAAATTGTACATAAACTCATTGATTGATGAAGGAGAATCAATTGAGATCGCTAGTTTTATAAAACTAGTTGAAGTTTGGAATTCAGGTATTAGTTTTGGAATGTGTAGCGCTTTACCACATGGCGGTTTCTTTTTTTCAGCATTTTCAATACTAATAATTGGTATACTTGCATATTTGATATACAAGTCTGACGATCAGTCAACTTACCTTGGTTTTTCTCTGATGATTGGTGGAGCAATCGGAAACGTAGTTGATAGGATCTATTGGGGAGCTGTATATGATTTCATATATTTTCATATTGATGATTGGTATTGGCCAGCCTTTAATTTAGCAGATTTATCTATAGTTTGTGGAATGTTTACATTGTTATATAAGTGGTATATATACGATATGCTTATTTCTAAACAAAATGAGGAATAA
- a CDS encoding M16 family metallopeptidase gives MRISKIIFLFFFCLGFNLQASGNLNIEEVTTRKGFKFLFVENHDLPKVSLNISFKDAGYVYENKEKQGLAWFTSLVIQEGAGKNDAKDFAKKLEDKGISLNFIADLEAFRVSLNTLSDNLEEAISLLSDTIMRPKVDPEGLNRVFEKAKVDFNNLEKNPYFVAGKELDTLLFKKHPYSKSVYGTLDTIMSITRDDVLTYIKRNFAKDNIVISVAGCTKKEEIITLLDKYLSKLPSKRSKVRKIPVKNNFGSAESKNIFMDIPQSVILFAQKGIAYEDPNYYNAGVLIDALGGMRLNSILMTELRQNLGITYGVYASIISNKHGNIISGFISTDSSTAGKAISAVKDTFSRIKKQGIDEQLFKDAKIGLVNNLVLFLSNNTNTATLLDNMQINDRDVNRINNYANIINDVKLEEVNELASSLLEPENLFFVEVGKNAQGQ, from the coding sequence ATGAGAATAAGTAAAATTATATTTCTATTTTTTTTCTGTCTAGGCTTTAATTTACAAGCAAGTGGTAACCTAAATATAGAGGAGGTCACTACCCGTAAAGGATTTAAGTTTTTATTTGTAGAAAATCATGATTTGCCAAAAGTTTCACTAAATATATCGTTCAAGGATGCAGGTTATGTGTATGAGAATAAGGAAAAACAGGGGCTTGCTTGGTTTACTTCTCTTGTAATCCAAGAAGGGGCAGGAAAAAATGATGCCAAAGATTTTGCGAAAAAGCTTGAAGATAAAGGGATTAGTTTAAATTTTATTGCTGATTTAGAAGCATTTAGGGTTTCATTAAATACTTTGTCTGACAATCTAGAGGAAGCAATTTCATTACTGAGCGATACTATAATGCGTCCTAAAGTTGACCCTGAAGGGTTGAATAGAGTTTTCGAGAAAGCCAAAGTTGATTTTAATAATCTTGAAAAAAATCCTTATTTTGTTGCTGGAAAAGAATTAGATACGTTATTGTTTAAAAAACATCCTTACTCAAAAAGTGTGTACGGTACTCTTGATACTATAATGAGCATTACTAGAGACGATGTTTTAACATACATAAAGCGTAATTTTGCTAAAGATAACATAGTTATCAGTGTTGCTGGTTGTACAAAAAAAGAAGAAATTATTACGCTATTAGATAAATATTTATCTAAATTGCCGTCAAAAAGATCAAAAGTTAGAAAAATACCTGTAAAAAATAATTTTGGTTCTGCAGAAAGTAAGAATATTTTTATGGATATACCACAGAGTGTGATACTTTTTGCTCAAAAAGGTATAGCTTATGAAGATCCTAATTATTATAACGCTGGTGTCTTAATTGATGCACTTGGTGGCATGAGGCTGAATTCAATATTAATGACAGAACTGAGGCAAAACTTGGGTATTACTTATGGTGTTTATGCAAGTATTATTTCCAATAAACATGGAAATATTATATCTGGATTTATAAGTACTGATAGTTCTACTGCTGGCAAAGCTATATCAGCAGTAAAAGATACATTTAGCAGAATAAAAAAGCAAGGAATTGACGAACAATTGTTCAAGGATGCAAAAATTGGCTTGGTAAATAATCTTGTCCTTTTCCTGTCCAATAACACAAATACAGCAACGCTGCTAGATAATATGCAGATAAATGATCGTGATGTTAACCGTATAAATAATTATGCGAATATCATTAATGATGTTAAATTAGAGGAAGTAAACGAACTGGCAAGTTCTTTACTGGAACCTGAAAATTTATTTTTTGTTGAAGTTGGAAAAAACGCTCAAGGTCAATAA
- a CDS encoding peroxiredoxin, whose translation MNLVTKSAIDFTASSVLSDGEIVDDFCLSKRIKNKYAVLFFYPLDFTFVCPTELISLNNRINEFAKRGVEVIGISVDSKFSHYKWRNTPVNDGGIGEISYTLVSDIKKSISRDYGVLYDDSIALRATFVIDDKFIVRHQSINDLPLGRNIDEFVRIVDAIKHNEEHGEVCPAGWKKGKPAMQASDEGVADYLNSYSEEL comes from the coding sequence ATGAATCTTGTAACAAAATCTGCTATCGATTTTACTGCTTCATCTGTTCTCTCTGACGGAGAAATTGTTGATGATTTCTGTCTGAGTAAGCGCATAAAAAATAAGTATGCTGTCCTTTTTTTCTATCCACTTGATTTTACTTTTGTTTGCCCAACTGAATTGATATCGCTCAATAATAGAATAAATGAGTTTGCAAAGCGTGGTGTTGAAGTGATAGGAATAAGTGTAGATTCAAAATTTTCACATTATAAATGGCGAAACACTCCAGTTAATGATGGTGGTATTGGAGAGATTAGCTACACTTTAGTGTCTGATATCAAAAAGTCTATATCAAGAGACTATGGGGTCTTATATGATGACTCAATTGCGCTGAGAGCAACTTTCGTTATTGATGATAAATTTATTGTACGTCATCAATCGATAAATGATTTGCCTTTAGGGCGTAATATCGATGAATTCGTTAGAATCGTTGATGCAATTAAACATAATGAGGAGCATGGTGAAGTATGTCCAGCAGGGTGGAAGAAAGGTAAGCCAGCAATGCAGGCAAGCGATGAAGGAGTAGCTGATTATCTAAACTCATACAGTGAAGAATTATAA
- the purN gene encoding phosphoribosylglycinamide formyltransferase, translated as MKKIKLGILISGRGSNMQALIEACQDQNFSAEVACVITNNSEAAGLKIAEQAGISAFIVKDKPLDAGKIHEILVQHKVDLICLAGFMRILKADFLSKWHNKVINIHPSLLPSFKGLNAQEQALKASVKITGCTVHYVTPEVDAGAIIAQVVVPVLPADDIQSLSERILAEEHKCYVEAVRSIAEDI; from the coding sequence ATGAAAAAGATAAAACTCGGAATACTAATTTCAGGTAGGGGGTCGAATATGCAGGCCTTAATAGAAGCATGTCAAGATCAGAATTTTTCCGCAGAAGTTGCATGTGTTATCACAAATAATAGCGAAGCTGCTGGTCTGAAAATAGCAGAGCAAGCAGGAATCTCAGCGTTTATTGTTAAAGATAAACCGCTTGATGCTGGTAAAATTCACGAAATACTTGTTCAACATAAGGTTGATTTAATTTGCCTTGCAGGGTTTATGAGAATTCTCAAAGCTGATTTTCTGAGTAAATGGCATAACAAGGTGATAAATATTCATCCCTCTTTACTTCCGTCTTTTAAAGGCCTAAACGCTCAAGAGCAAGCTCTAAAAGCAAGTGTAAAAATTACAGGTTGTACTGTACATTATGTCACTCCTGAAGTTGATGCTGGAGCCATAATTGCTCAAGTTGTTGTACCAGTGTTACCAGCTGATGATATTCAAAGCCTCTCAGAACGCATTCTAGCTGAGGAGCATAAGTGTTATGTAGAAGCAGTAAGGTCAATAGCAGAAGATATATGA
- a CDS encoding ankyrin repeat domain-containing protein, producing MLKDITTKLCILSEEVMKYDKFMEILKKINDLSDLSKDNIVEKIKAKLQEEDPNLCQEWEKSKPDNDSGSGINYIFTISRGQNSKEVKLLHLASYWNCANVAKALIENGADINAEHDNKITPLHIAAHYGHEDVVTILTGKGAIVDAKNGDGWTSLHFAVEKNHENVVNTLIGKGANVNAENDKGWAPLHLAITNGHKEIVQVLSKAEGINVDAKNSDGWTPLHLAAANGREDIVETLIEKGADVNAKDHYKWTPLTFASQKGHEVVKGALLKAQENIKALHSAVKHNNEEEVKNLLNKGVNVNAKDDDGCTPLHLAAREGCEDVVKTLIAKGANVNAEGIVDETPLHLAARGGHKDVVDILIAKGATVNAQNNKRYTPLHIAAEKNHIEVVKILVEKADVNAEDIEDKTPLHLAAAKGHKDVVETLIANKVRGCPEISKRL from the coding sequence ATGTTAAAAGATATAACAACTAAGTTATGTATTTTAAGTGAGGAAGTTATGAAATATGACAAATTTATGGAAATATTAAAAAAAATAAATGACCTTTCAGATTTGAGCAAGGACAATATAGTTGAAAAAATAAAAGCTAAGTTACAAGAAGAAGATCCAAATTTATGTCAAGAGTGGGAAAAGAGTAAACCTGACAACGATAGTGGATCTGGCATAAATTACATATTTACTATATCTCGTGGTCAAAATTCTAAGGAAGTCAAATTGTTACATCTTGCTTCTTATTGGAACTGTGCAAATGTAGCAAAAGCTCTGATTGAAAACGGGGCAGATATTAATGCAGAACATGATAATAAAATTACTCCTTTACATATTGCTGCTCACTATGGCCACGAAGATGTAGTAACCATTCTAACTGGAAAAGGAGCAATTGTTGATGCAAAAAATGGTGATGGATGGACTTCTTTACATTTTGCTGTTGAAAAGAACCACGAAAATGTAGTAAACACTCTAATTGGAAAAGGAGCAAATGTTAATGCAGAAAATGATAAAGGATGGGCTCCTTTACATCTTGCTATTACAAATGGCCACAAAGAGATAGTACAAGTTCTATCAAAAGCAGAAGGAATCAACGTTGATGCAAAAAATAGTGATGGGTGGACTCCTTTACATCTTGCTGCTGCAAATGGCCGCGAAGATATAGTAGAAACTCTAATTGAAAAAGGAGCAGATGTTAATGCGAAAGATCATTATAAATGGACTCCTTTAACATTTGCTTCTCAAAAAGGCCATGAAGTGGTAAAAGGAGCTCTATTAAAGGCACAAGAGAACATCAAAGCTTTGCATTCAGCTGTTAAACATAATAATGAGGAGGAGGTGAAAAACCTATTAAATAAAGGAGTAAACGTTAATGCAAAAGATGATGATGGATGTACTCCTTTACATCTTGCTGCCAGAGAGGGCTGCGAAGATGTAGTAAAAACTCTCATTGCAAAAGGAGCAAATGTTAATGCAGAAGGTATTGTGGACGAGACTCCTTTACATCTTGCAGCCAGAGGGGGCCATAAAGATGTAGTAGACATTCTAATCGCAAAAGGAGCAACGGTTAATGCACAAAATAATAAAAGATATACTCCTTTACATATTGCTGCTGAAAAGAACCACATAGAAGTAGTAAAAATTCTAGTTGAGAAAGCAGATGTTAATGCAGAAGATATTGAGGACAAGACTCCTTTACATCTTGCTGCTGCAAAGGGCCATAAGGATGTAGTAGAAACTCTAATTGCAAACAAAGTAAGAGGTTGTCCGGAAATAAGTAAAAGGCTATAA
- the trxB gene encoding thioredoxin-disulfide reductase, which yields MKNYKFSTKVLIIGSGAAGYAAAIYAARANLEPIVVTGMQPGGQLTITTDVENYPGFVSIQGPELMEQMRFHAEKVGAKIIDDEIKSVEQLEDFNEYRFRSSGNINDYYSDAIIIASGAQAKWLGLESEKKFQGYGVSACATCDGAFFRNKVVAVIGGGNTAVEEAIFLTRFAKEVILIHRRDKLRAEKVMQDRLFKNDKIKVMWNHTVEQILGEENPKRVAGIAIQSAEIDKTQELKVDGVFIAIGHAPNTGIFKGFVEMDEQGYIITKPGTTLTSRAGVFAAGDVQDKVYRQAVVAAGTGCMAALDAEKFLES from the coding sequence GTGAAGAATTATAAATTTAGTACAAAAGTTCTTATTATTGGATCTGGGGCAGCGGGTTATGCTGCCGCTATATATGCAGCACGTGCAAACTTAGAGCCAATTGTAGTAACGGGAATGCAGCCTGGTGGTCAGCTTACAATTACTACAGATGTTGAAAACTATCCTGGTTTTGTTTCAATACAGGGTCCAGAACTAATGGAGCAAATGAGGTTTCATGCAGAAAAGGTTGGAGCAAAAATAATAGATGATGAGATAAAAAGCGTTGAACAACTTGAGGACTTTAATGAGTATAGATTTAGATCTTCTGGTAATATCAATGACTACTATTCAGATGCAATTATCATTGCATCTGGTGCGCAAGCGAAGTGGCTTGGTTTAGAAAGTGAAAAGAAATTTCAGGGTTATGGGGTTTCAGCTTGTGCGACTTGCGATGGTGCATTTTTTAGGAATAAAGTTGTAGCTGTGATTGGTGGTGGAAACACTGCTGTTGAAGAAGCAATATTTTTAACTCGATTTGCCAAAGAAGTGATATTAATACACAGGCGTGATAAATTAAGAGCGGAAAAAGTAATGCAAGATAGGCTCTTTAAAAATGATAAAATAAAAGTAATGTGGAACCATACCGTAGAGCAGATTCTTGGAGAAGAAAATCCAAAAAGGGTTGCTGGTATTGCGATTCAATCAGCAGAGATCGATAAAACCCAAGAATTAAAAGTGGATGGAGTGTTCATTGCAATCGGGCATGCACCAAATACGGGTATTTTTAAAGGCTTTGTTGAAATGGATGAGCAGGGTTACATCATTACAAAACCTGGAACAACTTTAACTAGTAGGGCAGGAGTGTTTGCTGCAGGTGATGTTCAAGATAAGGTATATCGTCAGGCAGTAGTTGCAGCAGGAACAGGATGCATGGCTGCGCTTGATGCAGAAAAGTTTTTAGAGTCGTAG
- a CDS encoding Na+/H+ antiporter subunit E, with amino-acid sequence MKNLNFRKEIKFFSLSFIILFVLWTVLSGYFEPFFIFCGVFSSIFTSFIFRRLINAERALSQILNSTSRLSFYKLVSYIPWLMYQIILSSVYVTKKVLQLKSKLEPIIILRKCKGHNDESIALFANSVTITPGTLTINVESKQKTYFSTMYLIDKDLESGISEIENKILKILRSVK; translated from the coding sequence ATGAAAAACCTCAACTTTAGGAAGGAAATCAAGTTTTTTTCTCTGTCATTTATAATTTTATTTGTTCTATGGACTGTATTGTCTGGTTATTTTGAGCCGTTTTTTATTTTTTGTGGAGTGTTTTCCTCTATATTCACATCGTTTATCTTTAGAAGGTTGATAAACGCTGAAAGAGCTCTTAGCCAGATTTTAAATAGTACGAGTAGACTGTCGTTTTATAAGTTAGTAAGTTATATACCATGGTTAATGTACCAAATCATTTTATCAAGTGTTTATGTAACAAAAAAGGTGCTACAACTCAAATCTAAGCTTGAGCCAATCATTATTCTAAGAAAATGCAAAGGGCATAATGATGAAAGCATTGCGTTATTTGCCAATTCAGTCACAATAACTCCCGGAACTTTAACTATCAATGTTGAAAGTAAGCAGAAAACATATTTCTCTACCATGTATTTGATAGATAAAGATCTTGAAAGCGGCATTTCTGAAATAGAAAATAAAATCTTAAAAATACTACGTTCAGTTAAGTAA
- the ribF gene encoding riboflavin biosynthesis protein RibF — protein sequence MKIIYNCEQGIENNIALTFGNFDGIHLGHEFAISTLKKVAQERGLPSAVLTFEPHPSTVLFGRNNFRLIDQEQKKELISSYGIDYLYIINFNRGFSEVSCDDFISEILIDKYGAKHIIVGENCTFGHKRLGNILTLEKYSEIYGYSLTKSEPLTIDGKICSSSSIREYVQRGEIEIANKLLGRPYQVSGVVTKGACRGREIGFPTINIPIEDCMIKPKFGTYYARVTFPDSNPNWLYGVVNIGMRPTFKDLKKPIIEMHIFDFDEDVYSHKVNIQLLKFIRSEKKFHSIEELTKQINYDILKVYRLKANL from the coding sequence ATGAAAATTATTTATAATTGTGAGCAAGGAATAGAAAATAATATAGCACTAACCTTCGGAAATTTCGATGGCATTCATTTAGGACACGAGTTTGCAATTTCTACTCTAAAGAAGGTAGCACAAGAAAGAGGATTACCCTCTGCAGTTTTAACTTTTGAGCCTCACCCATCAACTGTTTTATTTGGTAGAAACAATTTTAGGTTAATAGACCAAGAACAAAAAAAGGAACTAATCAGCAGCTATGGTATAGATTACTTATATATTATTAATTTTAATAGAGGTTTTTCTGAGGTTAGCTGCGATGACTTTATCAGTGAGATTTTAATAGATAAATATGGCGCTAAACACATAATTGTCGGAGAAAATTGCACTTTTGGTCATAAACGATTGGGTAATATATTAACTCTAGAGAAATATTCTGAAATATATGGATACTCTTTGACTAAATCAGAGCCATTAACAATTGACGGCAAAATTTGCTCTTCTTCTTCAATAAGGGAGTATGTACAAAGGGGCGAAATAGAAATTGCTAATAAATTGCTCGGCAGGCCTTATCAAGTTTCTGGTGTTGTGACAAAAGGTGCATGTAGAGGTAGAGAAATAGGATTTCCAACCATAAATATTCCTATAGAAGATTGCATGATAAAACCTAAGTTTGGCACATATTACGCTAGAGTGACTTTTCCTGATAGTAATCCAAATTGGTTATATGGAGTAGTCAATATTGGTATGAGACCTACTTTTAAGGATCTGAAAAAGCCTATAATAGAAATGCACATATTCGATTTTGATGAAGACGTATATAGTCATAAAGTCAATATACAACTTTTAAAATTCATAAGGTCAGAAAAAAAATTCCATAGTATTGAGGAGTTAACAAAACAGATAAATTATGATATACTTAAAGTTTATAGGTTAAAGGCAAATTTATGA
- a CDS encoding M16 family metallopeptidase, translated as MLHKFFSFLILPVLFFTYPISSNALNIEHNIKYTKLSNGLDVYVVSNHRIPAVLHAVIYKVGGMDDPIGKAGLAHYFEHLMFETTGKFTDIEATMSSIGAQFNAFTTKEYTCYFELIPKKDLPLAMEVEADRMGSFNVTQDKIDREKNIVLEERKMRFDNQPHNLLWEEMDSAFYRTGYGRSVIGWESDIKTYNLDDITRFHDNYYHSGNAILLIVGDVELDEVVKLAEEKYGEIKAKPVMRNYPNQDPVHNADLSVTLESTEVKESVLYFRYRVPLFDHINEASAAHLAVDILGGGKSSKLYKDLVLDKDVAVSVFAYYNSLAFSDGYIDIMIIPKSGANLDIVERELDNAINGFVSKGVTSEELQSSKYRYKAAQFDNLSDLTHIAMFYVPHLALGIPLDEIDISYSKINDVNLEDVNNKIRAIFSANKLIGRLLPKRDNNENK; from the coding sequence ATGCTTCATAAGTTTTTTAGTTTTCTTATACTACCTGTACTTTTTTTTACTTACCCAATTTCTTCGAATGCTTTAAACATAGAGCACAACATAAAATATACTAAACTCAGTAACGGACTAGATGTTTATGTTGTTTCTAATCATCGGATTCCAGCCGTTTTACATGCAGTAATATACAAAGTTGGGGGAATGGATGATCCAATCGGCAAAGCAGGATTGGCTCACTACTTTGAACATTTAATGTTTGAAACTACAGGGAAGTTCACAGATATAGAAGCCACTATGAGTAGCATTGGGGCTCAATTTAACGCATTTACCACTAAAGAATATACCTGTTATTTTGAGTTGATCCCCAAAAAAGATTTACCACTTGCAATGGAAGTTGAAGCAGATAGAATGGGCAGCTTTAATGTTACTCAAGACAAAATAGATAGAGAAAAAAACATCGTATTAGAAGAAAGAAAGATGAGATTTGATAACCAACCTCATAACTTGTTATGGGAAGAAATGGATAGTGCATTTTACCGTACTGGCTATGGTAGGTCTGTTATCGGCTGGGAGAGCGATATCAAAACTTACAATTTGGATGACATAACGAGGTTTCATGATAACTATTATCACTCCGGCAATGCAATATTACTGATTGTGGGTGATGTGGAACTTGATGAAGTAGTGAAATTAGCAGAAGAAAAATATGGCGAAATTAAAGCTAAGCCTGTAATGAGAAATTACCCAAATCAGGATCCAGTGCATAATGCAGATCTATCGGTGACCTTAGAGAGCACTGAAGTAAAAGAATCAGTTTTATATTTTCGTTATCGTGTTCCCTTATTTGATCACATAAATGAAGCCTCTGCTGCTCATTTAGCGGTTGACATTTTAGGTGGCGGCAAATCCAGCAAACTGTATAAAGATTTGGTTTTAGATAAAGATGTGGCAGTATCAGTGTTTGCTTATTATAATAGCCTAGCTTTTAGTGATGGCTACATTGATATTATGATAATTCCAAAAAGTGGCGCTAATTTAGATATTGTTGAAAGAGAGTTAGATAATGCTATTAATGGCTTCGTATCTAAAGGGGTGACGAGCGAGGAATTACAAAGCTCAAAATATAGGTATAAGGCAGCACAGTTTGATAATCTATCTGACTTAACTCATATAGCGATGTTCTATGTGCCACACCTTGCACTTGGTATTCCACTTGATGAAATAGATATTTCATATAGCAAGATTAATGATGTCAATCTAGAGGATGTAAATAATAAAATCCGTGCTATTTTTTCTGCTAATAAGTTAATTGGTCGTTTATTACCAAAAAGAGATAATAATGAGAATAAGTAA